A region from the Leptolyngbya iicbica LK genome encodes:
- the thiC gene encoding phosphomethylpyrimidine synthase, with the protein MRTEWIAKRQDHPNKSQMHYARQGVITEEMDYVAKRENLPAELIRDEVARGRMIIPANINHPNLEPMCIGIASKCKVNANIGASPNSSDIEEEVAKLHLSVKYGADTLMDLSTGGGDLDKIRTAIIQNSPIPIGTVPIYQALESVHGNIEQLAPEDFLHIIEKHAQQGVDYMTIHAGILIEHLPLVRDRITGIVSRGGGILARWMLHHHQQNPLYTHFADIIEIFKKYDVSFSLGDSLRPGCLHDATDAAQLAELKTLGELTRKAWEHDVQVMVEGPGHVPMDQIDYNVKKQMEECSEAPFYVLGPLVTDIAAGYDHISSAIGAALAGWSGAAMLCYVTPKEHLGLPNAEDVRQGLIAYKIAAHAADIARHRPGARDRDDAMSHARYNFDWNRQFELSLDPERAKEYHDETLPADIYKTAEFCSMCGPKFCPMQTKVDADALTELEKFLAQEESRQGQAMTQV; encoded by the coding sequence ATGCGTACAGAATGGATTGCGAAACGCCAAGATCATCCCAACAAGTCCCAAATGCATTACGCGCGACAGGGCGTAATTACGGAAGAAATGGATTACGTGGCGAAGCGGGAAAACCTGCCTGCGGAGCTGATTCGCGATGAAGTGGCGCGGGGGCGGATGATCATTCCCGCGAATATCAACCACCCGAATTTGGAGCCGATGTGCATTGGCATTGCGTCAAAGTGCAAGGTGAATGCCAATATTGGCGCGTCGCCGAACTCGTCTGATATCGAGGAGGAAGTCGCCAAACTGCACCTGTCTGTCAAATATGGCGCGGATACGCTGATGGACTTATCTACGGGCGGCGGCGACCTGGACAAGATTCGCACGGCGATCATCCAAAACTCACCCATCCCCATCGGAACGGTGCCGATCTACCAGGCGTTGGAAAGTGTTCACGGCAACATCGAGCAGCTTGCGCCGGAAGACTTTTTGCACATCATCGAAAAGCACGCCCAGCAAGGGGTGGACTACATGACCATCCACGCCGGGATTTTGATTGAGCACTTGCCGCTGGTGCGCGATCGCATCACGGGCATTGTCTCTCGCGGTGGCGGCATTCTGGCTCGCTGGATGCTGCACCACCATCAGCAAAACCCCCTCTACACCCACTTTGCGGACATCATCGAGATTTTCAAAAAGTACGATGTCTCCTTTAGCCTGGGCGACTCCCTGCGGCCCGGTTGTCTGCACGACGCGACGGATGCGGCGCAACTGGCGGAACTGAAGACCCTAGGTGAACTGACCCGCAAAGCCTGGGAGCACGACGTGCAGGTGATGGTCGAAGGTCCGGGGCATGTGCCGATGGATCAGATTGACTACAACGTCAAAAAGCAGATGGAAGAGTGCTCCGAAGCGCCCTTTTACGTGCTGGGGCCATTGGTGACGGATATCGCGGCGGGGTATGACCACATCAGTTCCGCGATCGGGGCGGCGCTGGCGGGCTGGAGCGGGGCGGCGATGCTCTGCTACGTCACACCGAAAGAGCACCTGGGCTTACCCAACGCCGAAGATGTGCGGCAAGGACTGATCGCCTACAAGATTGCAGCCCACGCTGCCGACATTGCGCGGCATCGACCCGGAGCACGCGATCGCGACGATGCCATGTCCCACGCCCGCTACAACTTCGACTGGAACCGCCAGTTTGAGCTGTCCCTCGACCCCGAACGGGCGAAGGAATACCACGACGAAACCTTGCCCGCCGACATCTACAAAACCGCTGAGTTTTGCTCGATGTGCGGTCCCAAGTTCTGCCCGATGCAGACCAAAGTGGATGCTGACGCTCTGACCGAGTTGGAGAAGTTCCTGGCGCAAGAGGAATCAAGGCAAGGACAGGCCATGACGCAGGTCTAA
- a CDS encoding Uma2 family endonuclease yields MRTLTQWSVADYHQMRDLGILDRRRCELIQGEIWDMAPEGQFHRFVNHRGVAYLRQQMSGKAEVFEAHPITLSTSEPQPDIAIVRLPDTRYLTHHPYPEDIYWLVEIADTTLTYDLETKRRVYAAAGIPEYWVIDIANRQLVVFKDGQNGDFVTRQIVSGGVIYPVAFPEVAIAVDSLISIPEL; encoded by the coding sequence ATGCGGACGCTTACCCAATGGTCAGTCGCCGATTATCACCAGATGCGGGATCTTGGCATCCTCGATCGCCGTCGCTGCGAACTCATCCAGGGAGAAATTTGGGATATGGCTCCAGAGGGGCAATTTCATCGGTTTGTCAATCATCGGGGTGTCGCCTATTTACGTCAGCAGATGAGCGGCAAAGCCGAAGTCTTCGAGGCTCACCCCATTACCCTAAGCACGTCTGAGCCCCAGCCGGATATTGCGATCGTGCGGCTGCCGGATACTCGTTATCTCACCCATCATCCCTATCCTGAAGATATTTATTGGTTGGTGGAAATTGCCGATACGACTTTGACCTACGATCTGGAAACCAAGCGTCGGGTTTATGCCGCAGCGGGAATTCCCGAATATTGGGTGATTGATATCGCCAATCGCCAGTTGGTCGTGTTCAAGGATGGGCAGAATGGCGATTTTGTGACTCGTCAGATCGTAAGTGGGGGCGTGATTTATCCAGTGGCGTTTCCAGAAGTGGCGATCGCCGTTGACTCGCTCATCAGCATTCCTGAGCTATGA
- a CDS encoding Uma2 family endonuclease: MTAISPQLSAASYPSTDGEPVAETFVHLYAMLITLEVLRQYLAGQQATVLSNQFLYYAQGFPKLRVAPDVMVIFEVEPGGRDNYKIWEEGQTPAVIFEMTSAGTQEQDQSYKKTLYAQLEVEEYWLFDPKGEWIPEKLRGYRLQGEEYVPITDSISQRLNLRLAIEESLIGFYRLDTGEKLLIPDELSAALAQERQRREELEAELARYRQQFGDLPTDS; encoded by the coding sequence ATGACCGCCATCTCTCCTCAGCTCTCTGCGGCTAGCTACCCTTCGACAGACGGTGAACCCGTGGCCGAAACCTTTGTGCATCTCTACGCCATGCTCATCACGCTGGAGGTGCTGCGCCAGTATTTGGCGGGTCAGCAGGCCACGGTGTTAAGCAATCAGTTTCTCTACTACGCTCAGGGCTTTCCCAAACTGCGCGTGGCCCCTGATGTCATGGTGATTTTTGAGGTTGAGCCCGGTGGCCGCGATAACTACAAGATTTGGGAAGAGGGCCAAACGCCTGCTGTCATTTTTGAAATGACCTCAGCCGGAACCCAGGAACAAGACCAGTCCTATAAAAAGACGCTGTACGCCCAGTTAGAGGTGGAGGAATACTGGCTGTTTGACCCCAAGGGCGAGTGGATACCGGAAAAGCTGCGGGGCTATCGCCTGCAAGGCGAGGAGTATGTGCCCATCACCGATAGCATTAGCCAGCGGCTCAACCTGCGTCTGGCGATCGAAGAGTCGCTGATCGGCTTTTATCGATTGGACACGGGGGAGAAGCTGCTGATTCCCGATGAACTCTCGGCAGCACTAGCCCAGGAGCGCCAACGCCGGGAAGAGTTGGAGGCGGAACTGGCCCGCTATCGTCAACAGTTTGGTGATTTGCCGACAGATTCTTAG
- the rsgA gene encoding small ribosomal subunit biogenesis GTPase RsgA → MASSAVDSLELTSATLLGTVIAVQANYYLVKLQPTLEYPSLPVTELLCTRRARLKKVGQQVMVGDHVEVEQPDWAGQRGAIAAVHPRSTQLDRPPVANADQILLVFAIAEPALDCHQLTRFLVKAELTGLQICLCLNKQDLVTAAVQTNWQQRLIQWGYQPQFISVQAQRGVDALKPHLQDRITVVSGPSGVGKSSLINTLIPAAQLRVNAVSGKLGRGRHTTRHVELFDLPQGGLLADTPGFNQPDITCTPTELANCFPEIRAQLAEHRCQFADCLHRGEPGCAVSQDWERYTDYRQILEDCETQAQAAHDSATPDEAFKLKIADDGQLQAEPRLQAKKYRRVSRRSRKQSLEDLRYELDGNLDQLDTWEDLDAFSEYE, encoded by the coding sequence ATGGCATCATCGGCGGTTGACTCTTTGGAACTGACAAGTGCCACGCTGCTCGGTACGGTGATTGCGGTTCAGGCTAATTATTATCTCGTTAAGCTACAGCCCACGCTGGAGTATCCCTCGTTGCCAGTCACTGAACTACTGTGTACCCGACGGGCGCGACTCAAGAAGGTGGGGCAGCAAGTTATGGTGGGCGATCACGTGGAGGTCGAGCAACCAGACTGGGCCGGGCAGCGCGGGGCGATCGCTGCCGTACATCCCCGCTCTACCCAACTCGATCGCCCTCCGGTTGCGAATGCCGATCAAATTCTGCTGGTATTTGCGATCGCTGAGCCTGCCTTAGACTGCCATCAACTCACCCGCTTTTTGGTCAAAGCTGAGCTGACTGGGCTGCAGATTTGTCTCTGTTTAAACAAACAGGATTTAGTCACCGCCGCCGTGCAAACCAACTGGCAGCAACGACTTATTCAGTGGGGCTATCAACCCCAGTTTATTAGTGTGCAAGCGCAGCGGGGGGTAGACGCCCTAAAACCGCATTTGCAAGATCGCATTACGGTGGTTTCTGGTCCTTCGGGCGTGGGCAAATCGAGTCTGATTAATACTTTGATTCCGGCGGCTCAACTACGGGTGAATGCGGTGTCTGGCAAGTTAGGTCGCGGTCGCCACACCACTCGCCACGTTGAACTGTTTGACCTGCCGCAGGGGGGCTTGTTAGCCGATACGCCAGGATTTAATCAGCCAGATATTACTTGCACTCCCACCGAACTGGCCAACTGCTTCCCCGAAATTCGAGCTCAGTTGGCCGAACACCGCTGTCAGTTTGCGGATTGTTTGCATCGCGGTGAACCCGGCTGTGCCGTCTCGCAAGATTGGGAACGCTACACTGATTATCGGCAAATCCTTGAGGATTGTGAGACGCAGGCCCAGGCGGCCCATGATTCCGCTACACCGGATGAGGCATTTAAGCTTAAGATTGCCGATGATGGGCAGTTGCAGGCGGAACCGCGGTTACAGGCAAAAAAGTATCGGCGCGTGTCTCGACGGAGTCGTAAGCAGTCGCTTGAAGACCTGCGGTATGAGCTAGATGGCAATCTTGATCAGCTCGACACTTGGGAAGATCTGGATGCGTTTTCTGAGTATGAGTGA
- a CDS encoding sulfurtransferase TusA family protein has protein sequence MSEPASNTAAAPDRQLDLRGTPCPINFVRTKLQLQQMPAGELLEVWIDGGEPVVQVPHSLKMDGYVIEQLIEKDRYYALQVRNTRS, from the coding sequence ATGAGTGAGCCTGCCAGCAATACTGCCGCTGCGCCCGACCGTCAGCTAGATCTGAGAGGTACGCCCTGCCCGATCAACTTTGTTCGGACTAAGCTGCAGCTGCAGCAAATGCCTGCCGGTGAGTTGCTGGAAGTGTGGATTGATGGTGGTGAACCCGTTGTTCAGGTGCCCCATAGCCTCAAAATGGACGGCTATGTGATTGAGCAATTGATCGAAAAAGACCGTTACTATGCCCTACAGGTACGCAATACCCGGTCGTAA
- the dnaJ gene encoding molecular chaperone DnaJ: protein MARDYYEVLGVARSADQEEIKRAYRRLARKYHPDVNKEDGAEELFKEVNRAYEVLSEPDVRARYDRFGDAGVGGAAAGGGFQDMGDMGGFADIFESFFGGFGGATAGSSRRRGPKRGDDLRLDLKLSFKEAVFGGEKEIKIGHLETCNTCNGTGAKPGTRPVTCTTCSGNGQVRRTTRTPFGSFAQVSACPTCSGTGEMVEERCETCGGSGQRQESKKLKITIPAGVDNGTRLRVSGEGDAGQKGGTAGDLYVYLFVEEDSHFRRDGINILSDLKITYLQAILGAKIEVDTVDGKVDLEVPAGTQPNTVLTLENRGVPKLGNPVSRGAHLITVQVQIPTRLKPEERELVEKLAEMRGDRVSKGGGIEGFLGGLFRG, encoded by the coding sequence ATGGCGCGTGATTACTATGAAGTCCTTGGTGTTGCTCGCAGCGCCGATCAAGAAGAGATAAAGCGAGCCTATCGTCGCCTCGCGCGCAAATACCATCCTGACGTAAACAAAGAAGACGGCGCGGAAGAACTCTTTAAAGAGGTCAATCGGGCTTATGAGGTATTGTCAGAACCCGACGTCAGGGCCAGATATGATCGATTTGGCGACGCTGGGGTCGGTGGAGCCGCTGCTGGTGGTGGCTTTCAGGATATGGGAGATATGGGCGGTTTTGCCGATATCTTTGAGAGCTTCTTTGGTGGCTTCGGTGGTGCGACAGCGGGCTCTTCTCGCCGCCGGGGACCGAAACGCGGTGATGATTTACGTTTAGACCTTAAGCTCAGCTTTAAAGAGGCAGTGTTTGGGGGCGAAAAAGAAATCAAAATTGGCCATTTAGAAACCTGTAATACCTGTAACGGCACGGGGGCAAAACCTGGAACTCGTCCAGTTACTTGTACTACCTGCAGCGGTAATGGCCAAGTCAGACGCACGACTCGCACTCCTTTCGGAAGCTTTGCGCAGGTGTCGGCCTGCCCGACATGCAGTGGCACAGGCGAAATGGTGGAAGAGCGCTGTGAAACCTGTGGCGGCAGCGGTCAGCGTCAAGAAAGTAAGAAGCTGAAAATTACCATTCCCGCTGGGGTGGATAATGGCACTCGTCTGCGGGTCTCGGGCGAAGGAGACGCCGGCCAGAAAGGCGGCACTGCTGGCGATTTATACGTCTATCTCTTTGTCGAAGAAGACAGTCATTTTCGTCGCGATGGCATCAATATCCTGTCGGATTTGAAAATCACCTACTTACAGGCAATCTTAGGGGCCAAAATTGAGGTTGATACGGTGGATGGCAAGGTTGACCTAGAGGTGCCAGCGGGAACGCAGCCGAATACTGTACTGACGCTGGAAAATCGCGGCGTCCCGAAGTTGGGCAACCCCGTTAGTCGGGGAGCACATTTAATTACTGTGCAGGTGCAAATTCCGACACGGCTGAAGCCGGAAGAGCGAGAACTGGTTGAGAAATTGGCGGAAATGCGGGGCGATCGCGTCAGCAAGGGCGGCGGCATTGAAGGCTTTTTAGGGGGCTTGTTTCGCGGATGA
- the dnaK gene encoding molecular chaperone DnaK — protein MGKVIGIDLGTTNSCVAVLEGGQPFVITNVEGGRTTPSIVGFGKNGERLVGQLAKRQAVTNAENTVYSIKRFIGRRWDDTNTERSRVPYVCVSGRDNTVDVEIRGKTYTPQEVSAMILQKLKQDAEAYLGEDVTQAVITVPAYFTDAQRQATKDAGTIAGLEVLRIINEPTAAALAYGLDKQDQDQTILVFDLGGGTFDVSILQLGDGVFEVRATSGNNHLGGDDFDNAIAQWMIEAFRESEGIDLSADRMALQRIREAAEKAKIELSSMQTTSINLPFITADETGPKHLEMSLSRSQFEQQAKDLIEGTLEPVKQALKDADLGPDEINRILLVGGSTRIPSVQSAISEFFGGQAPDRSVNPDEAVALGASIQAGVLGGEVKDLLLLDVTPLSLGIETLGEVFTKVIERNTTIPTSKSQIFSTATDGQTSVEVHALQGERAMAKDNKSLGKFQLTGIPPAPRGVPQIEVAFEIDADGILQVSARDKGTGRAQSIRITNTGGLSKDEVEKMRLEAEDFADEDERRRQVADLINQADNLFYSYEATMRDNSELMSPALKASAEEKATELRVAMQEKGITPEELRQAMDGLQQALFDIGATLYRQNGEQDGDSVDFNVEVSDDEVAETVAQSAEPQEADDSIDLDATITADYEAID, from the coding sequence ATGGGCAAAGTCATCGGAATAGACCTGGGAACTACCAACAGCTGTGTCGCCGTTTTAGAAGGTGGACAACCTTTTGTGATTACCAATGTTGAGGGTGGTAGAACCACGCCTAGCATTGTCGGTTTTGGCAAAAATGGTGAACGGTTAGTTGGACAGCTCGCTAAGCGGCAAGCTGTGACCAATGCAGAAAACACCGTTTACAGCATTAAACGTTTTATCGGTCGTCGATGGGATGACACAAATACGGAGCGATCGCGAGTTCCCTATGTGTGCGTCTCTGGGCGCGACAACACTGTTGATGTCGAAATTCGCGGGAAAACTTATACCCCGCAGGAAGTTTCGGCGATGATTTTGCAAAAGCTGAAGCAAGATGCCGAAGCTTATCTGGGCGAAGATGTCACTCAAGCGGTAATTACCGTCCCTGCCTATTTCACTGATGCACAACGCCAAGCCACTAAAGACGCCGGCACGATCGCGGGCCTCGAAGTGTTGCGCATTATTAATGAGCCGACCGCGGCAGCTTTGGCTTACGGACTCGACAAGCAAGACCAAGATCAAACCATTTTGGTATTTGACTTGGGGGGCGGCACTTTTGATGTCTCGATTTTGCAGTTAGGCGATGGCGTCTTTGAAGTGAGAGCCACTTCTGGCAATAACCATCTAGGCGGCGATGACTTTGATAACGCGATCGCACAATGGATGATCGAAGCTTTCCGAGAATCCGAAGGCATTGACTTATCGGCTGATCGCATGGCTCTGCAGCGGATTCGAGAAGCCGCTGAAAAAGCCAAGATCGAGCTGTCTTCCATGCAAACTACTTCGATCAATCTGCCCTTTATTACCGCAGATGAGACTGGTCCCAAGCATTTAGAAATGAGTTTGAGCCGGTCTCAATTTGAACAGCAGGCAAAAGACTTAATTGAAGGCACTCTTGAGCCGGTGAAGCAGGCGCTGAAAGATGCTGACCTCGGCCCGGATGAAATCAATCGCATCTTATTAGTGGGCGGATCCACTCGGATTCCCTCAGTGCAGTCAGCTATTTCAGAGTTTTTTGGCGGGCAAGCCCCTGATCGCTCAGTCAATCCTGACGAAGCTGTGGCGCTGGGGGCCTCCATTCAAGCGGGGGTTTTAGGCGGCGAAGTCAAAGATTTGCTCTTACTCGACGTGACTCCTCTCTCCTTAGGTATTGAGACCTTGGGCGAAGTGTTTACTAAAGTGATTGAGCGCAACACCACTATTCCGACCAGTAAGTCTCAGATCTTTTCGACCGCCACGGACGGTCAAACCTCGGTTGAGGTACATGCCCTCCAAGGCGAACGCGCCATGGCTAAAGACAATAAGAGTCTGGGTAAATTCCAGCTCACGGGCATTCCCCCTGCACCCCGAGGCGTACCGCAGATTGAAGTCGCGTTTGAAATTGACGCCGACGGCATTTTGCAAGTCTCAGCTCGCGATAAAGGGACTGGACGCGCTCAGAGCATTCGTATTACCAACACTGGTGGCCTCAGCAAAGACGAAGTCGAAAAAATGCGCTTAGAAGCCGAAGACTTCGCTGATGAAGACGAGCGGCGGCGGCAGGTGGCAGACCTGATTAACCAGGCCGATAACTTGTTCTATAGTTATGAGGCCACCATGCGGGATAACAGTGAGCTGATGAGCCCAGCACTCAAAGCCTCCGCTGAAGAAAAAGCAACTGAGTTGCGTGTGGCAATGCAAGAAAAAGGGATCACCCCCGAAGAGTTACGGCAAGCCATGGATGGTTTACAGCAGGCTCTATTTGATATTGGTGCTACCTTGTATCGGCAAAACGGCGAACAAGACGGTGATTCAGTTGATTTTAATGTTGAGGTCTCTGACGATGAAGTGGCTGAAACCGTAGCTCAGTCCGCCGAGCCCCAAGAGGCAGATGATAGTATCGACTTAGATGCAACCATTACTGCTGATTACGAGGCGATTGACTAG
- the grpE gene encoding nucleotide exchange factor GrpE, which yields MVDESRPTDTSSENFNMAEEKPMDEVEELRVEDGAIDIDVESAFVESTVEELTQETDSPPEATGSSEPAANDAGMATLQSEVNALKAQLEDRTSQYMRIAADFENYRRRNSKERDEQEVQIKRNTITELLPVIDNFERARAQIKPQTEAEMTIHKSYQSVYKQLVDCLKRLGVSAMRAEGQEFDPNLHEAVMREPTADHPEGTVMEELVRGYMIGDRVLRHAMVKVAAEPEPSSGAANDEAADS from the coding sequence ATGGTTGACGAATCTCGACCCACAGATACTTCTTCGGAGAACTTCAACATGGCAGAAGAAAAGCCAATGGATGAGGTGGAAGAGTTGCGTGTGGAGGATGGCGCTATCGATATCGATGTCGAAAGCGCTTTTGTGGAGAGCACAGTTGAAGAATTAACCCAGGAAACCGACAGTCCCCCTGAAGCGACTGGTAGTTCTGAACCGGCTGCGAATGACGCTGGCATGGCAACTTTGCAGTCTGAGGTGAATGCCCTCAAGGCGCAGTTGGAAGATCGCACCAGTCAATACATGCGAATTGCGGCTGACTTTGAGAATTATCGTCGTCGCAACAGCAAAGAGCGTGATGAGCAAGAAGTGCAGATCAAGCGCAATACCATCACTGAGTTGTTGCCCGTGATTGATAACTTTGAGCGGGCACGGGCTCAAATTAAGCCTCAAACTGAGGCCGAAATGACCATTCATAAGAGCTACCAAAGTGTTTATAAGCAGTTGGTAGATTGCTTGAAGCGGTTGGGCGTCTCAGCAATGCGGGCAGAAGGTCAGGAGTTTGATCCCAATTTGCACGAAGCTGTGATGCGGGAACCGACGGCGGATCATCCAGAAGGTACTGTCATGGAGGAATTGGTGAGAGGCTACATGATTGGCGATCGCGTCTTACGTCATGCGATGGTCAAGGTCGCTGCAGAGCCCGAGCCCAGCAGCGGCGCGGCTAATGATGAAGCAGCCGATAGCTAG